In Gossypium arboreum isolate Shixiya-1 chromosome 5, ASM2569848v2, whole genome shotgun sequence, a single genomic region encodes these proteins:
- the LOC108451493 gene encoding uncharacterized protein LOC108451493, with the protein MERVRSRCGYIHGIEVDPEGTRGGLCLAWRNEISVTLQSFSKRYVDVMIDDSEVRGKWRFTGFYGSPYTQDRDKFGAMLRNLYTDRGVANGEWLNLFAEARISYLVHSFSDHCPLLINTGKVDKLLNKKLFKFEAWWIMEESFVQEVKNIWESSSGNLLEKLDTLKESLVRWAGRIRIARRGHKDLLMAKLSELEEANRDDDNLAEMIDIKIQLNLEFDKDEHYWE; encoded by the exons ATGGAAAGAGTTCGTTCTCGGTGTGGTTATATACATGGGATTGAAGTTGATCCGGAGGGTACTAGAGGAGGGTTATGTTTGGCATGGAGAAACGAGATTAGTGTCACGcttcaaagtttttctaaaagATATGTTGATGTTATGATAGATGATAGTGAAGTGAGAGGCAAATGGCGATTTACAGGtttttatggatccccttatacACAAGATAGAGATAAGTTTGGGGCTATGTTGAGGAATTTGTATACTG ATAGAGGAGTTGCAAATGGGGAATGGTTGAATCTATTTGCGGAGGCTAGGATCTCTTACCTTGTTCACTCTTTTTCTGATCACTGCCCCCTTTTAATTAATACGGGGAAAGTTGACAAATTGTTGAATAAGAAACTATTTAAGTTTGAAGCCTGGTGGATTATGGAGGAGTCATTTGTACAAGAGGTCAAAAATATTTGGGAGTCGTCTTCAGGAAATTTGTTGGAAAAATTAGATACTTTAAAAGAAAGCTTGGTGAGATGGGCGGGCAGAATTCGAATTGCTAGACGGGGGCATAAAGATTTGCTTATGGCAAAGCTCTCAGAATTGGAAGAGGCTAATCGAGACGATGATAACTTGGCAGAGATGATCGACATAAAGATTCAACTGAATTTAGAATTTGACAAAGATGAACATTATTGGGAATAG